Genomic window (Anaerolineae bacterium):
TACATGGCCTCCACCCCCTTGGCCGGGACGGTGGGATCGCGCCTGACGCCCAGGACCCTCATCCCCAGCGCCGCAGCCATCTCGGCCGTGCGTTCGCCGATTGCTCCCACGCCGATGAGGATCACGGTGCTCCCGGCCAGTTCAAAGGCGGCCGCGCCTTTGGAGCGGCTCCAGTCGTGCCTCTGCTGGGCTCGGATGGAATGATGCAGCCCCCGAGCAAAGGCGAACATGAAGGCCAGGATGTGCTCGCTGATGGGGATGGCGTGCACGCCGGAGGCGTTGGTCAGGATGAAGTCCTTTTGCCTGGCCTCGGGCGTGCGCATGAGCCAGTCGGCCCCGGCGCCCCACTGCTGCATCCAGCGCAGGTTGGGCGCCAGCGCCACCAGCTCTCGCGGCAGCCCGCCGGCAGCGATCTCCACCTCATCCAGAACCGCCTCGATCTCCCGCCGATCGCGGGTCAAGATGAGACGCTTGTCGGGAGCGAGAGCCTTGACGGCTTCCAGCTGTTCCTCAGAGACGGAATCGGGGTCTAACGCGAGCAGAATGGTACCCATCGTCACCTCTTACAGTGGCCTGGATCAGACCCTATGGGATATCGCACCTGGGGCTCAGACGGGGAAGCGAAGGGCGCGCGGCCAGGTCACTGTCGCCCGTCCGCGGCCTCGATGCCGCCAACCCGGAGGCACCACAACGCCGGCACAGGCGACCCGTGCGGGCGCTACCGAGCCGGCCGTAGCCTCCATACCCGATAACTGAGGTACATTATACACCCCAGGGCAACCCCCATCCAGTCGGACGCGCCTCGGGGGTGCCCCGAGCCCCGGGGGGATGGCAGGAAGTGTGCGTGCCTCATGGGTCACGTTGAGCGACGGGTGTGCTAGCGGAGTGAAGCGTCTCGGCTTGCAGACTGGGAGATTCCTCGCTGGCGCTCGGAATGACAGAAGGAGCCAAGTCGTGACACGACTGGAGCAAGCTAATCGGCCCGCCGCCCCAGGGCTGGCGCTCGGAATGACAGAAGGGGCCAAGTCGTGACTCGCCGCCAACGCTGCTCATGACGCAGACAGACACCGGAGGGGCGACAGGAGGCCCCTGTCATGAGGGCCTCCGCCGCAGTGTCATGCCGAACGAAGTGAGGCATCTCCAGCTTCGCCATCGCTTGTCCCCCACCGGCAACACCAGACCCGCAGTGTCATGCCGAACGAAGTGAGGCATCTCCAGCTTCGCCATCGCTTGTCCCCCACCGGCAACACCAGACCCGCAGTGTCATGCCGAACGAAGTGAGGCATCTCCGGCTTCGCCATGACTTGCCCCCCACCGGCAATGCCAGGCCTGCAGTGTCATGCCGAACGAAGTGAGGCATCTCCAGCCTCGCCATGACTTGCCCCCCACCGGCAATACCAGGCCTGCGGTGCCATGCCGAACGTAGTGAGGCATCTCCAGCTTCGCCATGACTTGCCCCCCACCGGCAATACCAGGCCTGCGGTGCCATGCCGAACGTAGTGAGGCATCTCCAAGTCGCGGGTGGAGACCCTTACCTGGGGCCCAGGGTGACTGGGGGAGGGCTCACAGTGGCAGGAGAAAGCGGTCACACCGGCCTCCCCTGCAGTGTCATGCCGAACGAAGTGAGGCATCTCCGGCTTCGCCATCGCTTGCCCCCCACCGGCAATGCCAGACCCGCAGTGTCATGCCGAACGAAGTGAGGCATCTCCAAGTCGCGGGTGGAGACCCTGCGCCGGGTGCCGGCACGCCACGCCTCCGGCTGGGTGTGCTCCGGGCCACCATGGGCGGGGCGTCTGCCGAACGCCTTGGGCTGAAGTCGTGCCCGTCGCCTCGCCGGCCGCGCGGGGCACTACTCGTTCTCGTTCATCTCCGGGTACAGGCGTCTCATGCAGTCGGGGCAGATGGCGTGGGTGAAGCTGGCCTCCGAGTGAGCACGAACGTACTCCTCCACCTGCTGCCAGTACCCCTGATCGTCTCGCACCTTCTTGCAGGAGGCACAGATGGGGATGAGCCCTCGCAGGGTGCGGATGCGCTTCAGGGCCTCCTGGAGCTCCCCAATTAACACTTCCCGCTCGGCCTCGGCGCGCCTACGCGCGGTCACGTCCCTGAGCACCACCACCCACCCCGAGATGCGCGAGTGCCTTCTGAGGGCAGATATCATCACGTCGAAGTGCGCTTCGCCATCGGCGGCGTTGATGGTGACCTCCGAGCGAGACTCGGCCAGGCAGCGGAGCCGCTCGCTCAGGGCGGGCTGTTGGGCGGTCACGTCGGCGCCGCTGCGGCCCACCACCGACGCCGCCGGAAGGCGCAGAAGCCTGGCCCCGGCTGGGTTGAGGTCCACTATGCGACCCTGCTCGTCCAGTACCAGCACCCCGTCACCGATGCCGTCCACCACCTGGCTTCGAGCCGCCGGCACCAGGTCCAGCGTCTGGAAGCGCAGGATACTGAGAACCACTATGAGACCCGAGATGGCGAAGGCTGATGCGGTCAGGTCCATACCAGGCACGGGGCTATGGCCGAATATGTAGGCCAGGTTGGCGGCGAGCGGGAGGAGTACCGCCACCACGAGCGAGACGCCCTGCATTCGGTATATGTAGTGAGAGCGCACGAGCGACTCGGCCAGCACGGCGGTCCCCACCAGCGCCAGAGTATGCGAGTACAGGGCAGCCACGTAGAACCAGGGGCCGTAGCTCTTGCTGATCACCGCGAACGGCCCGGAGGTGTCCAACGAGATGTCGTAGCGCATCAGGCCGTGCCGGCTGTTGGTGGCAACGAGCACCACAGTGACCGCGGGGATCACCACCAGCAGGCCGAGCTTGCGCCTGGTGAGCCAGAGGTCTCGGCCCGTGTAGCGCATGGCGAACAGGAACCAGAGCACCGACACGCTCACGATGCCCGGGTACTCCAGCCCAACCCAAAACGTCTTCCCGTCGAGAGTAGGACTCAGGAGTTCCAGTGCATTGGTGGCTGACCAGTAGCAGCTAGCGACGGCGAGATACAACATGGCCCGGGCCGCAGGGGCCTGCCGGCGCCGCCACACGAGGCTTGCCGTCAGCGCACTCACCACAGCCGCAGTCAAGTGCAGAAGGGCGTAAGGAGTCCAGATCATGTCCACCTAGGCTCCACTTAGGGCGAGCTGCGGGGTTCGGAACCTCGCAGAGCGTGCTGGCCCATCGATGACCGGATCGGCACGGTGATAACCATGAGCTGGCAACAGCTTGGGTTCCGGCGAGAGCCGCCCTGCTCGACCGGCCGCTATCTACCGTCGGCAGCTGGAACTAGGACAACGCAAGAGGGAGACCAGGGCCTCGCGGTGACCATCACAGGCGTAACGCCACCTAGCCCGCAGACCTGGTCCGCATGGGCGCAAATCTACGCCACCTTCCGACCGTTGTCCACCTCGGCAGGAGGCGACACGCGTCGCACTGGGGGCGGGAGCCGCTCCGGCAGTCCCTGTCCGGCTCACGACGGAGCTCGCTCAGCCGTAACCCCCACCTTCGCCGGCAGATGGAGCCGCCGTCGGGGATACCACCTGGGGAATCCCATCGTTCACCCCGCCCGGGGGCCAGATGGAGAACCAGGCCTTACCGATAATGGCAGAGCGAGAGACGGGTCCGAAGAAGCGGGAGTCGTTGCTGTTGTTGCGATTGTCGCCCAGCATGAGATACTGGTCCGGCCCCAAGACCACCGGCCCCCAGACCGAGGCGCTCGATCCCGGAGCCAGGTAAGGCTCGACCAGCTGCTCACCGTTCACGAAGACCCCACCTTCGGAGATGAGAATCTCCTCCCCCGGCAGGCCTATCACCCTCTTGATAAGGATCAGCTCCGGATCCTGGGGGGAGCGAAACACGGCGATGTCCCCCCGGGAGACGTCGCCGATCCGGTAGGCCAGCTTGTTGACCAGCAGGTACTGGCCCTCCTGGAGGGTGGGAACCATGCTGCGGCTGATGACCCTGGTGCTCTGCAACACCGACCGCATGGCCACGAATAGCACTACCCCCAGGAGGATGGTCTCGAGCACCTCCTGCAGCAGGCTGCCTCGACGCTCCTCGCCTGCCTCGGCAGGACCGGGCTCTCCCGGCGTTGGGGGGTGGCCCACGCGCAAGGACTCAGGCGCCAGCTCCCGCCGGGGCCACTCACTCCCCCGCCTGGTGCGCAACTGCTCTCCACTCGGCTCGCGCATAACCTACTTCCGCCCTACAGTCATGCTTCCAGTATAGGGCACCCACTCCGGCTCAACACATCCAACGGGTGGCGGCCGGAGGCACCCACCGGCAGGACACGTCGGCCGGGCGCTTCGCGGCGGTCAGGGTGACAGGGCGGGGCCTGACGGTGACTGGGTGGCGCCTGAGGCCGGCGGAGCGGCGCCGCAGGATGACAGAGGGTGCCTGGGGGCGATGCGCGGGGACCCACCGATAGCCACATCAACCACCTGTCCCCGGCATGCGAGTGCTGCCCAGGGCGGACGCGGTGGTCCGTTCCTACCGGGCGGCTGTCATCGCCTCGAGACGAGCCGGGCTGGCGCATGCGGCACCCGGGATGACACCTGGGGCGTGCCATGGCGTCGTGAGCTCTCGGCCGCGCTTCCGGCCCCGGGTGACGCTGGCAGTGTTCGAGCCGGAGCCGGCCCGGCCATCGGCGCTAGAGGCTGAGCAGGCGCTCCATGTTGCCGTGGCTGATGGCCTCCTTGGTGGCCTGGTCAGCCTCCAGGATCTCTAGCTTGAGCAGGGCCGGCCGCGGGTACTTGAAGGG
Coding sequences:
- the lepB gene encoding signal peptidase I, with product MREPSGEQLRTRRGSEWPRRELAPESLRVGHPPTPGEPGPAEAGEERRGSLLQEVLETILLGVVLFVAMRSVLQSTRVISRSMVPTLQEGQYLLVNKLAYRIGDVSRGDIAVFRSPQDPELILIKRVIGLPGEEILISEGGVFVNGEQLVEPYLAPGSSASVWGPVVLGPDQYLMLGDNRNNSNDSRFFGPVSRSAIIGKAWFSIWPPGGVNDGIPQVVSPTAAPSAGEGGGYG
- a CDS encoding PAS domain-containing protein → MDMIWTPYALLHLTAAVVSALTASLVWRRRQAPAARAMLYLAVASCYWSATNALELLSPTLDGKTFWVGLEYPGIVSVSVLWFLFAMRYTGRDLWLTRRKLGLLVVIPAVTVVLVATNSRHGLMRYDISLDTSGPFAVISKSYGPWFYVAALYSHTLALVGTAVLAESLVRSHYIYRMQGVSLVVAVLLPLAANLAYIFGHSPVPGMDLTASAFAISGLIVVLSILRFQTLDLVPAARSQVVDGIGDGVLVLDEQGRIVDLNPAGARLLRLPAASVVGRSGADVTAQQPALSERLRCLAESRSEVTINAADGEAHFDVMISALRRHSRISGWVVVLRDVTARRRAEAEREVLIGELQEALKRIRTLRGLIPICASCKKVRDDQGYWQQVEEYVRAHSEASFTHAICPDCMRRLYPEMNENE
- a CDS encoding D-2-hydroxyacid dehydrogenase; translated protein: MGTILLALDPDSVSEEQLEAVKALAPDKRLILTRDRREIEAVLDEVEIAAGGLPRELVALAPNLRWMQQWGAGADWLMRTPEARQKDFILTNASGVHAIPISEHILAFMFAFARGLHHSIRAQQRHDWSRSKGAAAFELAGSTVILIGVGAIGERTAEMAAALGMRVLGVRRDPTVPAKGVEAMYGPGELLTLLPQGDFVVLTLPLTHETRGMIGERELRTMKNSAIIINTGRGGTIQQEALIRALREGWIGGAGLDVTDPE